The DNA segment CCTGGGCGCGGGCGCTGGGTCCTCGCTGGCTCAAGCCTTTTGTCGCGGCCTATGTCGAGTTGATCCGCAATACGCCGTTCCTGATCCAGCTTTTCTTCATCTTCTTCGGTCTGCCCGCCGCCGGCATTCACATGAACGAGATCGCTGCCGCCAACCTTGCCATGGTCATCAATCTCGGCGCCTATAGCTGCGAGATCATTCGTGCCGGCATCCAGGCGACGCCACGCGGCCAGTTCGAGGCCGGCGCCAGCCTCGCAATGACGCCGTTCGAGACCTTCCGCCACGTCATCCTAGTGCCCTCACTCCAGCGCATCTGGCCCGCATTGTCGTCGCAGGTCGTCATTGTCATGCTCGGCTCCTCGGTCGTCTCGCAGATCGCCGCGGAGGACCTGACTTTTGCGGCGAATTTCATCCAGTCGCGCTCCTTCCGCGCTTTCGAGGCCTATTTCGTTTCCACCGCAATCTATCTGGGTCTGGCCGTCATCCTGCGGCAGTTACTTACCGTTGTGGGCGGCCTGATTTTCCCGCGCAGGGTTCGCCGATGATTCAATTCTCCACCTGGGACATTCTGCGCGGTCTGCTTCTGGCCACACGCTGGACCGTTCTGCTCTCGCTCATTTCTTTCGCCGGCGGCGGTGCTGTCGGCGCAATCTTGCTATTTCTGCGCATTGGCAAAAACCGGGCCGCGCGCACTATGGTCAAATATTTCGTCGAGCTCTTTCAAGGCACGCCGCTGCTGATGCAGCTTTTCCTGGCCTTCTTCGGCCTTGGGCTCTTCGGCATCGACGTACCGGCATGGCTGGCGGCCGGCGTTGCTCTGATCCTTTGGTCAGCCGCTTTTCTCACCGAAATCTGGCGTGGCTGCGTCGAGGCCGTGGCAAAGGGCCAATGGGAAGCCTCTGCCAGCCTTGGCATGGGCTACCTCCAGCAGATGCGCTACGTCATCCTGCCGCAGGCGCTTCGCATCGCCGTGCCGCCCACAGTCGGTTTCTCCGTGCAGGTGGTCAAGGGCACGGCTCTGACCTCGATCATCGGCTTTGTAGAGCTCTCGAAGGCCGGCACTGTCATCACCAACGCGACGTTCCAGCCGTTCACCGTCTACGGCTTCGTCGCCCTCATCTATTTCGCCCTGTGCTGGCCGCTGTCGAAGAGCAGCCAGATCCTGGAGAGGAAGCTCAATGTCGCTCATCGAGGTCACTGAAGTCCGCAAGAGTTTCGGTGCAAACGAAGTGCTGAAAGGCATCAACCTCGATGTCGCGCCCGGCGAAGTGATCGCCATCATCGGCAAGAGCGGCTCGGGCAAATCGACGCTGCTGCGCTGCATCAACGGGCTGGAAACGATCGATGACGGCGCAATCTCGGTCGCCGGCGCACAGCTCCTGCCCGATGATCTGCATTTGAAGGCCTTGCGGCTAAAGGTCGGCATGATCTTCCAGCAGTTCAATCTCTTTCCGCATCTGAGCGCCGGGCGGAACGTCATGCTGTCGCAGATGGTCGTCAAGAAGGCCTCCAAGGCCGATGCCGAGGCAATGGCGCGGCGCATGCTCGATCGCGTCGGCCTCGGGCACAAATTCGACGCCTATCCCGACGAACTTTCCGGCGGACAGCAGCAGCGCGTTGCCATTGCCCGGGCGCTTGCCATGCAGCCGATCGCGCTCCTTTGCGATGAGATCACCTCCGCGCTCGATCCCGAACTCGTGTCCGAGGTTCTCGCAGTCGTCCGCGAACTTGCCAGCGAAGGCATGACGCTGCTGATGGTGACACACGAAATGAAGTTCGCTCGTGACGTCTGCTCGCGCGTCGTCTTCATGCACCAGGGTCGCGTCCACGAAATCGGTCCGCCGGGCGATGTATTCGCCAATCCGCAGACCCCGGAACTCAAACAGTTTCTCGGCCTGCACTGAGAGCTCTCAGCCGCCGGTTAACCTCGAACCGGTGCCCCAGCAGTTCCCAGCATGCCGACCCAGGCGCCCGGCGCCATGCCGAACGCCTTCTTGAAATGCCGTGTCAGATGGCTTTGATCCGCAAACCCAGTGGCCGCAGCGACTTCGGCGATCGGCTCGCCATCGGCGATCATTCCTTTCGCCCGTTGCAGCCGCCGCATCAGCAGGAAGCGATGCGGGCTGGTGGCAAAAGCGGCGCGGAAATGCCGTGAGAGCGCAAAGCGATCGAGGCCGGTGATTCGTTCCAGCTCCTGCGAGCGGACGCCGCGCATGGCATGCGCCTCTAGATAATCGCGCGCCGTCTTCACCTGGCCCCAGGCCACGCTGCCCAGCGGCTTCTGCGGCAGATGTGCATGCGAAGCGAGCCCCGCAGCCACCCGTGAGACAAAATCATCGACAAAGAGTTCATCCAGCTCGCGGTCGAGCTCGCCGAGGGCGGCCAGCAGCAAGCCGGCCAGACGATCGTCCTCGACCACCGGGTCCTCGACAAAGGGCAGGCCAATGCGCGCGGCTTCCAGGCACTGCATCAGCATCGACGGTTCGAGATAAAGCATGCGGTAGAGCAAGCCGTCGTCGGTCGCAGCGCCGCCGTCGTGCAGCTCGTCCGGATGGAGGACGATCACCCTTCCCGGCAGGCTGTAGCGCCGTTCGCCGCGATAGCTGAAGGTCTGCACGCCGCGGATGGTGACGCCGAGCGCATAGGTATCGTGCCG comes from the Rhizobium sp. NXC24 genome and includes:
- a CDS encoding amino acid ABC transporter permease produces the protein MIQFSTWDILRGLLLATRWTVLLSLISFAGGGAVGAILLFLRIGKNRAARTMVKYFVELFQGTPLLMQLFLAFFGLGLFGIDVPAWLAAGVALILWSAAFLTEIWRGCVEAVAKGQWEASASLGMGYLQQMRYVILPQALRIAVPPTVGFSVQVVKGTALTSIIGFVELSKAGTVITNATFQPFTVYGFVALIYFALCWPLSKSSQILERKLNVAHRGH
- a CDS encoding AraC family transcriptional regulator; its protein translation is MREDVAGHIFEGLERSCTMPEANRIVSAPAYPGIERIQAQFHGDAFEPHRHDTYALGVTIRGVQTFSYRGERRYSLPGRVIVLHPDELHDGGAATDDGLLYRMLYLEPSMLMQCLEAARIGLPFVEDPVVEDDRLAGLLLAALGELDRELDELFVDDFVSRVAAGLASHAHLPQKPLGSVAWGQVKTARDYLEAHAMRGVRSQELERITGLDRFALSRHFRAAFATSPHRFLLMRRLQRAKGMIADGEPIAEVAAATGFADQSHLTRHFKKAFGMAPGAWVGMLGTAGAPVRG
- a CDS encoding amino acid ABC transporter ATP-binding protein, which encodes MSLIEVTEVRKSFGANEVLKGINLDVAPGEVIAIIGKSGSGKSTLLRCINGLETIDDGAISVAGAQLLPDDLHLKALRLKVGMIFQQFNLFPHLSAGRNVMLSQMVVKKASKADAEAMARRMLDRVGLGHKFDAYPDELSGGQQQRVAIARALAMQPIALLCDEITSALDPELVSEVLAVVRELASEGMTLLMVTHEMKFARDVCSRVVFMHQGRVHEIGPPGDVFANPQTPELKQFLGLH
- a CDS encoding amino acid ABC transporter permease translates to MRYHFDFGWLADYYPVLIKGILVTMELTFVGSAVGIALGIACAWARALGPRWLKPFVAAYVELIRNTPFLIQLFFIFFGLPAAGIHMNEIAAANLAMVINLGAYSCEIIRAGIQATPRGQFEAGASLAMTPFETFRHVILVPSLQRIWPALSSQVVIVMLGSSVVSQIAAEDLTFAANFIQSRSFRAFEAYFVSTAIYLGLAVILRQLLTVVGGLIFPRRVRR